One Aegilops tauschii subsp. strangulata cultivar AL8/78 chromosome 7, Aet v6.0, whole genome shotgun sequence genomic window carries:
- the LOC141026436 gene encoding uncharacterized protein, translating to MTDAGPGQQIHGNRAGSSSASPDDEARVRLDLLDSFGCTLWQDGLWRQKACVLSSCITNPRMIDWEFNQPLLTVDALDANCCRLCARANSSNILLWVKQHINLYPTQSLVLLRMAAM from the exons ATGACCGATGCTGGGCCGGGGCAACAAATCCATGGCAACCGCGCTGGTTCGAGCAGCGCCTCGCCGGACGATGAGGCACGAGTTCGGCTGGATTTACTCGATTCGTTCGGTTGCACGCTTTGGCAGGATGGTCTGTGGCGGCAAAAAGCATGCGTCCTTTCAAGTTGTATCACCAATCCAAGGATGATTGATTGGGAGTTTAACCAACCATTACTCACAGTCGATGCGCTGGATGCCAATTGTTGCAG ATTGTGTGCAAGGGCGAATTCAAGCAACATACTGCTCTGGGTCAAGCAGCACATCAA CCTGTATCCAACTCAATCTTTGGTGCTCCTGCGGATGGCAGCAAT GTAA